TTGGTTCATTGAAGTCATCACCATCTACCAAAACAGTATATAAGCCTGTAATTGACCCTTTTTCCGAATTACCTGCCCGTTCTAAAAGTTTAGGCATTTCTGAATATACGCTGGGTGGATAACCTCTAGAAACCGGGGGTTCACCTGATGCAAGCCCAATCTCTCTTTGTGCCATAGAAAATCGAGTCAAAGAATCCATCATCAATAAGACATCTTTGCCCTGATCTCTAAAATATTCAGCTATAGCTGTAGCCGTCTTAGCTGCCTTCTTACGAATAAGAGCGGGCTTATCAGAGGTTGCAACTACCACCACAGAACGGCTCATTCCTTCTTCGCCCAAATCTCTTTCCAAGAATTCGCGTACTTCCCTGCCACGTTCTCCAATTAAAGCGATTACATTAATATCTGCCTTTGTATTTCTGGCAAACATTCCAAGAAGAGTACTTTTACCAACACCACTTCCTGCAAATATACCAATTCTCTGACCTTTCCCTACAGTTATCATGCCATCTACAGCCTTAACTCCAAGAGGCAGCACCTCATCAATTAATTTACGTTTCATAGGGTCCGGCGGTTCTGCCTCTACAGAATACCCTTTGGTTAATACAAGCTCAGATTCGTCAATGGGTTGTCCCAAGCCATCTAAGGTCTTTCCAAGCAGAGAATCACCAACAAAGACCTTTAATGGTTCTTTCGTACATTCAACTGTACTTCCGACGCCAACACCTTCCACATTACCATAGGGCATTAGTAAAATCCTGTCTTCACGAAACCCTACAACTTCCGCCATAATTATCTGTGTTTTATCCTTAGATACAATCATGCACAAATCATTTAGTTTCGCTTTCGGACCAATAGATTCAATTGTCAATCCAACAACCTTTACAACTTTTCCCAAGTTCTTCTCATAGGTTCTATCTAATAACGCCTTATACTTATTTATATCTACTGAAAGCATCTTTAACCGCCCTCTATTCTGTTTGTATGGAAAGTAGTTTTATATCCCGCATTAAGTTATTAAGCTGAGTGTCCAGGCTGCAATCAATAATACTGGTATCCGTTTCTATCATACATTGATTTTTCGTAAGTTCTTTATCTATTACCACTTCAATGACTGTTTCCGGACTTACCAATGTTAAAAGTTCAGCAATCCTAGAATGTACTGATTCGTAATCCTCTTTTGAGATTTTAATAATAAAATTCTTACTGTTATCCGCATGATACATAGCATTATGTATAAGATGGTATACAATCTGCTTATATTCTTTAGCCAGTACACCCGTCATCTTCTCAAGGAGCATAGTCAGTATATCTGCCAGCTGAGGCTCTAAAAGCAATAATTGCTCACTAAATTCCTCTTCCTGACGGATTTTAGCTTCCTGCAAGTCTCGTTTCATTTCATCTGCTTCTTCCATGCCTTTTTTTAATCCTTCGGCATAACCCCGACTTTTCGCCTCTTCATACATCTTTTCACTGGTTGCAGCCGCTGCCTCTTCTGCTTCTTTTATAATACGTTCCGCTTCTTCCGTCGCTTGTTCTTGCGCTTCTCTTAAAATTTCTTCCGGTGTTTTTTGCGGTATTTCTTCCTGTTCAACCGCAATATCAACTATAGTAGCTGCAATCCCTTGCGTAAAGCCGTCTAAATCAGGTGGATGCTGTCCTTCTGTTTCGGAATGATCCACACTCTCTCTTTTACGGTTTAAAAAATCTATAAGACGAAATTCTTCCGATCTTTCATTGGAATCAATAACTTTTTTCTCTCCTCCATCTACATAAACGTATCTGGATTTAATTATATTAGACAACGATCTCGTCACCTCCACCTCTGGAAATAATAATTTCAGCGGAGTCTTCTAATTTTCTAATAATATTAACAATTTTCTGTTGTGATTCTTCAACATCTTTAAGACGTACAGGCCCCATAAATTCCATATCTTCTTTAATCATAGTAGCAAGACGCTTCGATAAGTTGTTGAATATGACACTTTGCACTTCTTCGTTGGAACCTTTTAAAGCCACAGCAAGTTCATTGTTGTCAACTTCTCTAAGTACCCTTTGTATAGATTTATCATCCAGAGATAGAATATCTTCAAATACAAACATTTTTCTTCTGATTTCATCTGCCAATTCAGGTTCTTCAATTTCCAAGGTTTCCATAATATGTTTTTCAGTTCCTCTGTCAACTGTATTTAAAATTGCAACAATGGAATCTACACCACCAACAATTGTATAATCTTGATTTACCAGTGAAGACAGCTTACGTTCCAGCACTCTTTCTACTTCTTTGATTACATCCGGTGAAGTACGATCCATCTGCGCGATACGTTTCGCAACATCCGCCTGCTTGTCTGGAGGTAATGCTGATATAATAGAAGAAGCCTGTCCTGATGAAAGATAGGATAATATAAGTGCAATCGTCTGAGGATGTTCATCCTGAATAAAGTTTAACATCTGACTTGCGTCTGTTTTTCTTACAAATTCAAATGGACGAACCTGCAAGGATGCTGTCAGCTTGCCAATAACATCTTTTGCCTTTTCTTCTCCCAATGCTTTTTCCAACAGTTCTTTCGCATAGGCAATACCACCTTCAGCAATATATTGCTGTGCAAGGCAAATTTCATAGAATTCATCCAACACCTGCTCTTTGGTTGCAGGAGAAACGCTCCTTGTATTGGCAATTTCTAAAGTAAGCTGCTCTATTTCATCTTCTTTGAGGTGTTTGAATATATTGGATGACTTTTCAGGTCCTAATGAAATTAAAAGCACTGCTGCTTTTTGTACTCCCGTAATATCCAAATTCTTAGACATGTGATATCCTCCTAATTACTACATTAGCCCCATTCATCATTCAACCAATTCCTAAGCAATTGGGCGACTGCTTCAGGATTCTCATCCACAAACTTTTCAATAAGCTTCTTCGTTTCTGATTTTTCACTAAATTCTATATCATCCAAGGATTGATTTTCCTTTGTTGTAGCCAATAACTGCTCAACTGACAATTCCGGCTCCAGCTCAGTGATTTCAACTGGTGATGTGCCTTTAAACACAACAAATCCCAACAGACCAATAATTGCCACCGCAAGTGCAATCTGCATATAAAGAGACCAGTTATTTGAACCACTTGGTGTAGGAATAAACACCGGCTGCTCGTAAGCAATGATTGAAATCCTGTCAACAGAAATACCGGTTGCCATAGAGACCATATTGTAAATATCTTCTCCTATTTCCACCTGTCTTTTTTCTTTGTTAGCAAGCGCATATTCCTCAAAAGAGGTTCCTTCTAACAGCCCTTGAAGCTCCAATTCCTCTTCTTTTACAGGAACAACCTTTGTCATTACTATACTGCCAGATGATTCTTCCGGAATAACCGCTCCAACCTCTTTAATTGTATTGGTTTCCCTGACACTTGGAATGTACTCAATTTTGACTTCTGAACTTTTTGAGCCATTATTATTTCCGTTCTCTAGCATATAAGAAGTTTCATCATTGGAATCCGTACCCGGAGGACCTCCAGATCCAGCACTGGTATTTTCTGTATCATAGGAATAATAGTTTTTATACAGACCCTGATCCTGCCCGTCAGCCGGTATCTGTTCGGTGAAAAGCTCCGTTACTTTATCCATACTCAATACCCAGTTAAACATAGGCTGAACATCATCATATCCCAACTTCATCATTAGCATGTATATGTTGTTATTATAATTATTCTGAAGTTTTTCACGATACTCTAATACTGAGGAGGCGCTGCCTGAATATAAGTCTTCCTTACCCCCAAATAAAAGATTACCATTTTGATCAATCACTTTAATCTTATCAGTAGATTCATTACCAATGGAAGCTGCAACAAACTCAGCTACTGCTTCTGCTGTCGATAACTCAAATTCCTCTGTAATGGTTAATGCTACACTGGCCGGGTAATCCTGTCTCTCTGCTAACACACTATATGTAGTATCTTGAGGAACGTACGTAACCTGCGCATCTTTAATACCAGTCATGTTAATTAAATAATTTCTTATTTCTGTTTGTATATATAAGTGATTCTTAAGGTTACGGTCACTATTTGTTGTACTTAAGTCGTTACTTGTTAAATCGGTAATAGATAAACCTTTTTTTGGCAAATCATTGCTGTATACAAGCAGAAGAGCATCCGAGTAGTCCTTTTTATCGACTTTTATTGTAACTTTATCACTATCTAGTTGATATCCAATGCCTTCTTTTTTAAGTAGGTCTGCTACCGCACTTGCATCTTTTGTATTTTCATTTATAATTAATGTTTCATATACGGTTCGGTTCATTACGGTAACCAATACGATTAAAGCCAGAAAAACCACCGCAACGACACTGATAATAATCGTTTTCTGCTTACTGGAATACTTTTTCCACTGCTCTAATAACTGAACCGGTATCTGTTTTAGTTTGTCAACCATGTTACTGCTCCTCTAGTCATCGAGTTAGAATTGGAGATTCATTATCTCTTTATACGCATCCAATACCCTGTTTCTTACTTCAAGGGTATATTGCAAAGACATTGTTGCTTTTGTCTGTGCAACCTGCAAATCATAAGTATTATTATTTAATCCCAACGCAAAGGCCATTTCAGCTTCCTCTGCTGCATTCGTTAAATCGTTTGTTTCATTTACCATGTCTAGAGCTGACCGGAACAGTTTTTCAAAAGTTTCATTTCTGTCGGTTTTCTCAACCGAAACATTCCCCTTACCTATAGAACCTATACCCGATATTCCATTCAATAATGTAACGTCCATGTTTGTCCTCCCCTATTATTTTCCTACTTCTAATCCCTTTAAGGCCATACTCTTTGTCGCATTGAAAGCTGTTATATTCGCTTCGTATGCTCTGCTTGCATCAATTAAGTTAGTCATCTCAGTAACAGTATTGACATTCGGATAGGTTACATAACCATCTTCATCAGCATCAGGATGTGATGGATCATAGACAACATTCATGGCTGTTTCTTTATCTTCCGTAATTTCTGTGACTTTAACTCCGTTTCCAGCAAACGTACTGGATTTACTATTTAAAATACTGGCAAAAGAACCTCGTCCCTTTTCTTCGAACACTAGTATCTTACGTCGATAAGCCTCACCATTTTCATCTCTAGTAGTATTTACATTTGCAATATTCTGAGAGATTAAATCCATTCTGAGTCTCTGAGCGGTCATTCCGCTTGCACTAACATTCATTGCGTCAAATGCTGACATATACTTACCTCCTATTTACTGGTTATCGCTAATTTTATCCGATTAAATTCACTGGTCATTGAATCCATTATGGCATTGAATCTAATTTGATTCTGCGCCAGATTAGCCGATTCCGTATCAACATCAACATTATTGCCATCTAATCGATAGCTAAGTGTTGAATAATCCGTATATACAGTAGGCTCTAAGGAATTCAAGTCAATCTTTGATACTTTTTTATCAAGTGACCCCTCTCCCTGCAGCTGCCTTGCCAGATATGTCTGAAATTCAATATCCCTTCTTTTGTAATTAGGCGTACTTACATTTGACAGATTATTCGACAATAATTGATTTCTTGTCCAACTTGCATCAGCAGCTTTATTTAACACATTGATATAATTAAATGCATTTGATTGTATCATTATAACGCTCCTTTCACGACAATCATGACTAGTATCATTATAATTATATTACGACAAAAAAACAAGATAATTTTGCAGAACTAGTACTATTATATCATAAAATGTAAAATAATATCAAAAAACGAGGATTAGCAAGTCGAAATCTCTCGCAAATCCTCGTATAACTTTATTCTATCTATACAATTCCAAAAGCTTATTACTGAATATATATACATTTTACTGTTACTCTAAAAATTGTACTTATATTTTAAAACATATCTATAACAAAAATTGTATTACTTTATTTATTTAATTTTCGTAGTTCGTCAAAAACCACATCGTTTAATACTTTTATATAGGTTCCTTTCATACCGGAAGATCTTGATTCAATTACGCCGGCACTTTCAAATTTCCTTAAAGCATTTACAATAACAGAACGGGTAATACCAACTCTATCAGCGATCTTACTTGCTACCAAAATCCCTTCATTGCCTTCTAGTTCCTCAAAAATATGGATTATAGCTTCTAGCTCTGAAAAAGACAAGGTACTGATAGCTGACTTTACAATTTGTACTTTGCGGTTTTCTTCTGCACTTTCTTCATTCACGGAACGCATCATTTCTAGACCAACTACAGTTGTACCATATTCACTTAAAATTATATCATCCAAGTCATACTGCCTGCTACTTTTATAGAGGAATAAAGTCCCAAGCCTTTCCCCCGCAATATCAATGGGTATAATAATAGCTTGATAATCATTATCCTGTCCAAACTCAAAACCTAAGGTAAGTAAGTTAACATTTTCTTTCGTAGAAAGAATATTTAGTAACCTTTCATTTAACAACTGGTCAATATGACCACCTACATTGTCTTTAATCAATTCCTTGATTTCAATGATGTCATCTCTATTCTTTATACCTAATACTTTACCTTTTTTACTGATGACCAGTATATTGGATTCGAGAATCTCGCTTAATACCTCACAAATATCATTAAATACCACTTTGTGAGAATTATTATTGTGTAATAACTTGTTAATTTTTCTTGTCTTGTCTAACAACTGTACGCTCATGAAACAACCTCCCAGTACCCCCGCCTATAATTACTTATCTTACTCGTAGTATCCAGTCTTTAACCTTCTCAGAATAAGTATACTGACTTCAATTGTGTTGTCAGATAAATCTTACCATACATTTTTCATAAAAACAATAGCCATTTAATGTTTTTGACACACATTAAGCAAAAAAACAGGGATTTTTATCATATTTATCAATTTTTCGCAACAATACACCCACATTTTTCATCGATACAAACCAGACTGGTTCCTTTTTCTACCATAACTCCATTACATTTCGGGCATTTCTGCTCAGATGGTTTCTGCCATGTCATAAACTCACATTCCGGATTATTCTCACAGCCATAATACTTTCTTCCCTTTTTTGTCTTACGGATTACTACGTCTTTCCCACACAAAGGGCAACTGACACCAATCTTTTCTAAGTATGGTTTTGTATTTCTGCAATCAGGGAATCCAGGACAAGCAAGAAATTTGCCATGAGGTCCATACTTTATGACCATATTTCTGCCGCATTCCTCACAGATGACATCCGTTTTTTCATCTTCTATTTTTATTTCTTCCAGACTCTCTTCCGCATGTACTACAGCAGCTTCTAAATCAGGATAGAAATTGCGCACAACTGTTTTCCAAATAATAGTGCCGTCTTCCACACTATCTAACAGTGACTCTAGGTTTGCTGTAAAGTTCACATCTACTATGCTTGGGAATGCCTGTTTCATAATATTATTAACAACTTCTCCAAGTTCTGTAACATAAAGGTTCTTATTCTCTTTCACTACATATCTTCTAGCCAGAATTGTTGTTATGGTAGGCGCATAAGTACTAGGTCTTCCTATGCCTAACTCCTCTAAAGTTTTTACTAATGATGCTTCTGTATAATGTGCTGGTGGCTGTGTAAAATGCTGCGTTGGATTTAACTCATTTAAATTAACTGCGGTATCCTCACTCAAATTTTTTAACATAGCACTATTTTGCTTATCATCTTCATCCGTTGAATAAACTGTCATATAACCATCAAAGATTAATTTTGACGCTGAAGAATTAAAACGATAACCGTTACCATCTATTCGAACAGATATTGTTTCATACTTGGCCGACTGCATTCTACTGGCTACAAAACGCCTCCAGATTAACTGATACAACCGGAATTGTTCCCTGCTAAGAGATTCTTTTATTAACACCGGTGTCAATTCTACATAAGTCGGTCGAATTGCTTCATGGGCATCCTGAATTTTTTTGTTGCTTTCTTTTCCGTTTTCTTTATCTGCCACAAAAGCAGCACCATAATTTTCTTTAATAAAATCCCTTGCGGCCACATCAGCTTCTTCTGATATTCGAATAGAGTCTGTACGCAAATAAGTAATTAAACCTATCGTTCCATGATTTTTAATATCAATTCCTTCATAAAGCTGCTGAGCCAAACGCATGGTTTTAGACGTCGAAAAGTTGAGGGTTTTGGCAGCCTCCTGCTGCAATGTGCTGGTTGTAAAAGGTAACGGTGCTTTTTTTTGTCTTTCGCCACGTTTTATTTCTGTAATCCTATAGGCAGCTCCCTCCAGCTCCTTTAATACCTTATTCAATTCCTCTTCTGAGCGAATGGTCAGTTTTTCATTTTCCTTCGCCGATAACTTTGCCACAAGTGGTGCCTTTTCTCCTGCCAGTTGAAATATTGCTTCTAGATTCCAGTATTCTTCGGGAACAAAAGCATTAATTTCTTCCTCCCTGTCACATATGATGCGTAAAGCAACCGACTGTACACGTCCTGCACTTAACCCTCTTTTCACTTTAGCCCAAAGCAAAGGACTGATACTGTAACCAACCATACGATCTAAAATTCTTCTTGTCTGCTGGGAATCAACCAGATTCATATCGATATCCCTTGCCTGTTTAATCGAAGCTTTCACTGCATTTTTTGTTATCTCATTAAAAGTAATACGACTGGAATTGTTATCTTCTAACTTTAATGTTTTTGATAAATGCCAGGAGATTGCTTCACCTTCACGATCAGGGTCAGTGGCAAGATATACTTTATCCGCCTTCTTTACCTCTTTACGAAGTTTTGCAAGTAAATCACCTTTCCCCCGAATGGTTATATATTTAGGTTCAAAATCATTTTCTACATCAATACCTAACTGACTTTTAGGAAGGTCCCTTACATGGCCATTGGAGGCTATCACCTCATAATTAGCACCTAAAAACTTTTTTATTGTCTTAGCCTTTGCAGGTGATTCTACTATCACAAGATTTTTTGACATGTACCTACCACACCCCTTATTTTAAATTTCATCACCTGTAACTATTTAGTCTGTACTTAACCATACATTCATGTAGGGTACGTTAATTGTTTAGTCGCATATACAGTGTTTCATTTAAGCCCAATCTAAATAGCCACTGGCAATTTATATTTTATATTTTATATTAGTACATAATAATTAGTTCTGGTCTGTTTAATATAATTGTTTATTTCTAAATTAATAAGTATCTCCGACAAATCACCAATACTTAGTTTT
The nucleotide sequence above comes from Anaerocolumna cellulosilytica. Encoded proteins:
- a CDS encoding FliH/SctL family protein — encoded protein: MSNIIKSRYVYVDGGEKKVIDSNERSEEFRLIDFLNRKRESVDHSETEGQHPPDLDGFTQGIAATIVDIAVEQEEIPQKTPEEILREAQEQATEEAERIIKEAEEAAAATSEKMYEEAKSRGYAEGLKKGMEEADEMKRDLQEAKIRQEEEFSEQLLLLEPQLADILTMLLEKMTGVLAKEYKQIVYHLIHNAMYHADNSKNFIIKISKEDYESVHSRIAELLTLVSPETVIEVVIDKELTKNQCMIETDTSIIDCSLDTQLNNLMRDIKLLSIQTE
- the fliE gene encoding flagellar hook-basal body complex protein FliE, producing the protein MDVTLLNGISGIGSIGKGNVSVEKTDRNETFEKLFRSALDMVNETNDLTNAAEEAEMAFALGLNNNTYDLQVAQTKATMSLQYTLEVRNRVLDAYKEIMNLQF
- the flgC gene encoding flagellar basal body rod protein FlgC, translating into MSAFDAMNVSASGMTAQRLRMDLISQNIANVNTTRDENGEAYRRKILVFEEKGRGSFASILNSKSSTFAGNGVKVTEITEDKETAMNVVYDPSHPDADEDGYVTYPNVNTVTEMTNLIDASRAYEANITAFNATKSMALKGLEVGK
- the fliG gene encoding flagellar motor switch protein FliG is translated as MSKNLDITGVQKAAVLLISLGPEKSSNIFKHLKEDEIEQLTLEIANTRSVSPATKEQVLDEFYEICLAQQYIAEGGIAYAKELLEKALGEEKAKDVIGKLTASLQVRPFEFVRKTDASQMLNFIQDEHPQTIALILSYLSSGQASSIISALPPDKQADVAKRIAQMDRTSPDVIKEVERVLERKLSSLVNQDYTIVGGVDSIVAILNTVDRGTEKHIMETLEIEEPELADEIRRKMFVFEDILSLDDKSIQRVLREVDNNELAVALKGSNEEVQSVIFNNLSKRLATMIKEDMEFMGPVRLKDVEESQQKIVNIIRKLEDSAEIIISRGGGDEIVV
- the fliI gene encoding flagellar protein export ATPase FliI, producing the protein MLSVDINKYKALLDRTYEKNLGKVVKVVGLTIESIGPKAKLNDLCMIVSKDKTQIIMAEVVGFREDRILLMPYGNVEGVGVGSTVECTKEPLKVFVGDSLLGKTLDGLGQPIDESELVLTKGYSVEAEPPDPMKRKLIDEVLPLGVKAVDGMITVGKGQRIGIFAGSGVGKSTLLGMFARNTKADINVIALIGERGREVREFLERDLGEEGMSRSVVVVATSDKPALIRKKAAKTATAIAEYFRDQGKDVLLMMDSLTRFSMAQREIGLASGEPPVSRGYPPSVYSEMPKLLERAGNSEKGSITGLYTVLVDGDDFNEPITDTARGILDGHIMLTRKFANKNHYPAIDVLQSISRVMSSIVTKEHKQLAGKLKMVLATYNEAEDLINIGAYKNGSNKNIDYAISKIEAVNKFLQQDVYEKLNFDEIVFRLTELFEE
- the codY gene encoding GTP-sensing pleiotropic transcriptional regulator CodY, with protein sequence MSVQLLDKTRKINKLLHNNNSHKVVFNDICEVLSEILESNILVISKKGKVLGIKNRDDIIEIKELIKDNVGGHIDQLLNERLLNILSTKENVNLLTLGFEFGQDNDYQAIIIPIDIAGERLGTLFLYKSSRQYDLDDIILSEYGTTVVGLEMMRSVNEESAEENRKVQIVKSAISTLSFSELEAIIHIFEELEGNEGILVASKIADRVGITRSVIVNALRKFESAGVIESRSSGMKGTYIKVLNDVVFDELRKLNK
- the topA gene encoding type I DNA topoisomerase, whose translation is MSKNLVIVESPAKAKTIKKFLGANYEVIASNGHVRDLPKSQLGIDVENDFEPKYITIRGKGDLLAKLRKEVKKADKVYLATDPDREGEAISWHLSKTLKLEDNNSSRITFNEITKNAVKASIKQARDIDMNLVDSQQTRRILDRMVGYSISPLLWAKVKRGLSAGRVQSVALRIICDREEEINAFVPEEYWNLEAIFQLAGEKAPLVAKLSAKENEKLTIRSEEELNKVLKELEGAAYRITEIKRGERQKKAPLPFTTSTLQQEAAKTLNFSTSKTMRLAQQLYEGIDIKNHGTIGLITYLRTDSIRISEEADVAARDFIKENYGAAFVADKENGKESNKKIQDAHEAIRPTYVELTPVLIKESLSREQFRLYQLIWRRFVASRMQSAKYETISVRIDGNGYRFNSSASKLIFDGYMTVYSTDEDDKQNSAMLKNLSEDTAVNLNELNPTQHFTQPPAHYTEASLVKTLEELGIGRPSTYAPTITTILARRYVVKENKNLYVTELGEVVNNIMKQAFPSIVDVNFTANLESLLDSVEDGTIIWKTVVRNFYPDLEAAVVHAEESLEEIKIEDEKTDVICEECGRNMVIKYGPHGKFLACPGFPDCRNTKPYLEKIGVSCPLCGKDVVIRKTKKGRKYYGCENNPECEFMTWQKPSEQKCPKCNGVMVEKGTSLVCIDEKCGCIVAKN
- the flgB gene encoding flagellar basal body rod protein FlgB; this encodes MIQSNAFNYINVLNKAADASWTRNQLLSNNLSNVSTPNYKRRDIEFQTYLARQLQGEGSLDKKVSKIDLNSLEPTVYTDYSTLSYRLDGNNVDVDTESANLAQNQIRFNAIMDSMTSEFNRIKLAITSK